From Streptomyces qinzhouensis, one genomic window encodes:
- the lepB gene encoding signal peptidase I, with amino-acid sequence MATERTDDGHGRLGSRLSGLAVAVGCVLFLGGFVWGALLYQPYLVPTDSMTPSVAVGDRVLAERIDGDEVRRGDVVVFRETAWGDAPMIKRVVGVGGDTVACCGRDGRLTVNGTAVDEPYVRGDGPASPTGFSTTVPDGKLFLLGDERGSSLDSRTHLQDAAGGSVPRSAVEARVDAVVWPLPGSFLGRAEGFADLPGGISRPGPVEPLLWAMATGVVLIFGGSGYGPAARRLGGERRGEAVAGVR; translated from the coding sequence ATGGCAACAGAACGTACGGACGACGGCCACGGCCGGCTCGGCAGCAGACTGTCGGGGCTGGCCGTGGCCGTCGGCTGTGTGCTCTTCCTCGGCGGTTTCGTCTGGGGCGCCCTGCTCTACCAGCCCTATCTGGTGCCGACGGACTCGATGACCCCGTCCGTGGCCGTCGGTGACCGCGTGCTCGCCGAACGGATCGACGGGGACGAGGTACGGCGCGGGGACGTCGTGGTGTTCCGGGAGACCGCCTGGGGCGACGCACCGATGATCAAACGGGTGGTCGGCGTCGGCGGCGACACCGTCGCCTGCTGCGGCCGGGACGGACGGCTCACCGTCAACGGGACGGCCGTCGACGAACCGTACGTCCGCGGCGACGGACCCGCGTCGCCCACCGGCTTCAGCACCACCGTCCCCGACGGGAAGCTCTTCCTCCTCGGCGACGAGCGCGGCAGCTCCCTCGACTCCCGTACCCACCTCCAGGACGCCGCCGGGGGATCCGTACCCCGCTCGGCTGTGGAGGCCCGGGTCGACGCCGTCGTCTGGCCGCTGCCCGGCTCCTTCCTGGGCCGGGCCGAGGGTTTCGCGGACCTGCCGGGCGGAATCTCCCGGCCGGGCCCGGTGGAACCGCTGCTGTGGGCCATGGCCACCGGCGTCGTACTGATCTTCGGCGGATCGGGATACGGGCCGGCCGCCCGGAGACTCGGCGGAGAACGGCGCGGTGAGGCGGTGGCCGGTGTCCGATGA
- a CDS encoding NUDIX hydrolase, whose protein sequence is MSDETNPGNSGGPRRAARVVLLDPDDRILLIHGHEPDDPATSWWFTPGGGLESGETHEQAALRELAEETGITEVRLGPVIWRRHCSFPFDGRRWDQDEWYYLARTEQIAPGPRGLTALERRSVTGLRWWTSAELSAAHETVYPTRLAELLRTLLDEGPPRTPVVLDPEIA, encoded by the coding sequence GTGTCCGATGAGACGAACCCGGGCAACTCGGGCGGACCGCGGCGGGCCGCCCGTGTCGTCCTCCTCGACCCCGACGACCGCATTCTGCTGATCCACGGACACGAGCCGGACGACCCCGCCACGAGCTGGTGGTTCACCCCCGGCGGCGGGCTGGAGAGCGGCGAGACCCATGAACAGGCCGCCCTCAGGGAACTGGCCGAGGAGACCGGGATCACCGAGGTACGGCTCGGCCCCGTCATCTGGCGGCGGCACTGCTCCTTCCCCTTCGACGGACGCCGCTGGGACCAGGACGAGTGGTACTACCTGGCCCGTACGGAGCAGATCGCGCCCGGCCCCCGGGGCCTGACCGCACTGGAGCGGCGCAGCGTCACCGGGCTGAGGTGGTGGACCTCCGCCGAACTGTCCGCGGCGCATGAGACGGTGTACCCGACCAGGCTCGCCGAGCTGCTGCGCACATTGCTCGACGAGGGCCCTCCGCGGACGCCGGTGGTCCTCGACCCCGAAATCGCCTAG
- a CDS encoding DUF2469 domain-containing protein yields MSAEDLEKYETEMELKLYREYRDVVGLFKYVIETERRFYLTNDYEMQVHSVQGEVFFEVSMADAWVWDMYRPARFVKQVRVLTFKDVNIEELNKSDLELPGG; encoded by the coding sequence ATGAGCGCCGAGGACCTCGAAAAGTACGAGACCGAGATGGAGCTGAAGCTCTACCGGGAGTACCGGGACGTCGTCGGGCTGTTCAAATACGTGATCGAGACCGAGCGCCGCTTCTACCTCACCAACGACTACGAGATGCAGGTCCACTCGGTACAGGGAGAGGTCTTCTTCGAGGTCTCCATGGCCGACGCCTGGGTGTGGGACATGTACCGGCCGGCGAGGTTCGTGAAGCAGGTACGGGTACTCACGTTCAAAGACGTCAACATCGAAGAGCTCAATAAGAGCGACCTCGAACTCCCGGGCGGCTAG
- a CDS encoding YraN family protein gives MNATGALGQYGEDLAARLLAEAGMTVLARNWRYGRTGEIDIVARDGDTVVVCEVKTRRAGPFEHPMQAVTPAKAARLRRLAEGWLERHGGAPPGGIRIDLVGVLLPRRGAPVVEHARGVA, from the coding sequence ATGAACGCGACAGGGGCACTGGGACAGTACGGCGAGGACCTCGCGGCACGGCTGCTGGCCGAAGCCGGGATGACGGTCCTCGCCCGCAACTGGCGATATGGACGCACGGGCGAGATCGACATCGTCGCCCGTGACGGCGACACCGTGGTGGTCTGCGAGGTCAAGACCCGAAGGGCCGGCCCCTTCGAGCATCCGATGCAGGCCGTCACGCCCGCCAAAGCCGCCCGCCTGCGACGGCTCGCCGAAGGCTGGCTGGAACGGCACGGCGGAGCGCCACCGGGCGGTATCCGCATCGACCTCGTCGGAGTGCTGCTGCCCCGGCGCGGAGCCCCCGTCGTCGAACACGCCCGGGGGGTGGCCTGA
- a CDS encoding YifB family Mg chelatase-like AAA ATPase, with product MGFARACSVALVGVEGVVVEVQADLEPGVAAFTLVGLPDKSLTESRDRVRAAVVNSGAEWPQKKLTVGLSPASVPKGGSGFDLAVACAVLGASERVDARAIADLVLIGELGLDGRVRPVRGVLPAVLAAAEAGYRQVVVPEQTAGEAALVPGISVLGVRSLRQLIAVLNDEPVPAEEPPSDGPDPMLAGLMLPGTGVGTGLAAGPHGHPDLADVAGQHLARTALEIAAAGGHHLLLSGPPGAGKTMLAERLAGVLPPLTRRESLEVTAVHSVAGMLPPGQPLVRSAPYCAPHHSATMPALVGGGNGLPRPGAVSLAHRGVLFLDEAPEFTVKALDALRQPLESGHVVIARSGGVVRLPARFLMVLAANPCPCGRHSAQGGGCECPPAVIRRYQARLSGPLLDRVDLRVRVDPVHRADLMGQGGRGESSTTVADRVQQARRRAADRLCDTPWTVNSEIPGHELRTRWPIEPGALTGPERDMERGLLTARGLDRVLRVAWTVADLAGRDRPEPQDVDLALELRTGVPRGAAVPTGGGPR from the coding sequence ATGGGATTCGCCCGCGCCTGTTCCGTCGCCCTCGTCGGTGTCGAAGGCGTCGTCGTGGAGGTCCAGGCCGACCTCGAACCCGGCGTCGCCGCCTTCACCCTCGTCGGACTCCCCGACAAGAGCCTGACCGAGAGCCGCGACCGGGTCAGGGCCGCCGTCGTGAACTCCGGAGCCGAGTGGCCCCAGAAGAAACTGACCGTCGGCCTCAGCCCCGCATCCGTTCCCAAAGGCGGCAGCGGATTCGATCTCGCCGTCGCCTGTGCCGTCCTCGGTGCCTCCGAACGCGTCGACGCCCGCGCCATCGCCGACCTCGTCCTCATCGGCGAGCTGGGACTCGACGGACGCGTCCGGCCCGTCCGCGGCGTCCTGCCCGCCGTCCTCGCCGCCGCCGAAGCCGGTTACCGACAGGTCGTCGTCCCCGAGCAGACCGCCGGAGAGGCGGCTCTGGTCCCCGGCATCTCCGTTCTCGGTGTCCGCAGCCTCCGCCAGCTCATCGCCGTCCTCAACGACGAACCCGTCCCCGCCGAAGAGCCCCCCTCCGACGGCCCGGACCCCATGCTTGCCGGACTGATGCTCCCCGGCACCGGAGTCGGCACCGGACTCGCCGCCGGCCCCCACGGCCACCCCGACCTCGCCGACGTCGCGGGCCAGCACCTGGCCCGCACCGCCCTGGAGATCGCCGCCGCGGGCGGACACCACCTCCTGCTCTCCGGACCACCCGGCGCCGGAAAGACCATGCTCGCCGAACGGCTCGCCGGCGTCCTCCCGCCCCTGACCCGGCGTGAATCCCTGGAAGTCACCGCCGTCCACTCGGTCGCCGGCATGCTCCCGCCCGGCCAGCCACTCGTCCGCAGCGCCCCCTACTGCGCCCCGCACCACTCGGCGACCATGCCCGCCCTCGTCGGCGGCGGCAACGGACTGCCCCGCCCCGGAGCCGTATCCCTCGCCCACCGCGGGGTCCTCTTCCTCGACGAGGCACCCGAATTCACCGTCAAGGCCCTCGACGCACTCCGGCAACCCCTGGAGTCCGGCCATGTCGTCATCGCCCGCAGCGGCGGCGTGGTCCGGCTCCCCGCCCGCTTCCTCATGGTCCTCGCGGCCAACCCCTGCCCCTGCGGCCGCCACTCCGCCCAGGGCGGCGGCTGCGAATGCCCACCCGCCGTGATCCGCCGCTATCAGGCCCGGCTCTCCGGACCCCTGCTCGATCGGGTCGACCTCCGCGTCCGGGTCGACCCCGTCCACCGCGCCGATCTGATGGGCCAGGGCGGCCGCGGCGAGTCCAGCACCACCGTCGCCGACCGCGTCCAGCAGGCCCGCCGACGCGCCGCCGACCGGCTCTGCGACACCCCCTGGACCGTCAACAGCGAAATCCCCGGTCATGAACTGCGCACCCGCTGGCCCATCGAACCCGGCGCCCTGACCGGCCCCGAACGCGATATGGAACGGGGGCTCCTCACGGCCCGCGGACTCGACCGAGTCCTCCGCGTCGCCTGGACCGTCGCCGACCTCGCGGGCCGCGACCGCCCGGAACCCCAGGACGTCGACCTCGCCCTCGAACTCCGCACCGGAGTACCCCGCGGCGCCGCCGTCCCCACCGGGGGAGGACCTCGGTGA
- the dprA gene encoding DNA-processing protein DprA has product MTGRTPGRSTPAAPAPRHPHLPDTAPGHPPPDDRDRIARALLTRVIEPGDPIAGQWLDRFGAAALLDRITTSTDSPGTEPSLPGAGPRRLAAYRARAAAADPHRDLDTITAAGGRFICPGDPEWPTQLDDLGPARPIGLWTRGPAPLRTWALRSVALVGARACTPYGSHMATTLATGLAERGWVVVSGAAYGIDGAAHRGALAAGGATAAVLACGVDVCYPAGHTELLHRITRQGLVIGELPPGDHPTPSRFVLRNRVIAALTRGTVVIEAAYRSGSLVTARRARELGRHIMGVPGPATSALSAGVHELLRAEGNLVTDADEVIELIGGIGELTPRRRGPVHPKDLLNPESARVLEAIPARGAARPADLATAAGTTTDETLARLYELHALGFVERTGESWTLAARTHRESHTRRGGPRSGAFG; this is encoded by the coding sequence GTGACCGGCCGCACCCCCGGCCGGTCCACCCCCGCCGCACCCGCGCCCCGGCACCCGCACCTGCCGGACACCGCCCCCGGCCACCCGCCGCCCGACGACCGGGACCGCATCGCCCGCGCCCTCCTCACCCGCGTTATCGAACCGGGCGACCCCATCGCCGGACAGTGGCTCGACCGGTTCGGCGCCGCCGCACTGCTCGACCGGATCACCACCTCCACCGACAGCCCCGGCACCGAACCCTCACTGCCCGGCGCCGGCCCGCGCCGGCTCGCCGCCTACCGGGCCCGCGCAGCCGCCGCCGACCCCCACCGCGACCTCGACACCATCACCGCCGCCGGCGGCCGGTTCATCTGCCCCGGCGACCCCGAATGGCCCACCCAACTGGACGACCTCGGCCCCGCCCGGCCCATCGGCCTCTGGACCAGAGGACCGGCACCGCTCAGGACCTGGGCCCTGCGCTCCGTCGCCCTCGTCGGCGCCCGCGCCTGCACGCCCTACGGATCCCATATGGCCACCACCCTGGCCACCGGACTCGCCGAACGCGGCTGGGTCGTCGTCTCCGGAGCCGCCTACGGAATCGACGGCGCCGCCCACCGCGGCGCCCTGGCCGCAGGCGGTGCCACCGCCGCCGTACTGGCCTGCGGAGTGGACGTCTGCTATCCCGCCGGACACACCGAACTCCTCCACCGCATCACCCGGCAAGGGCTCGTCATCGGCGAGTTACCACCGGGAGACCACCCCACCCCCAGCCGCTTCGTCCTCAGAAACCGCGTCATCGCCGCACTCACCCGGGGCACGGTCGTCATCGAAGCCGCCTATCGCAGCGGCTCCCTCGTCACCGCTCGCCGTGCCCGCGAACTCGGGCGCCACATCATGGGTGTTCCCGGCCCCGCCACCAGCGCCCTCTCCGCAGGAGTCCATGAACTGCTGCGGGCCGAAGGCAACCTGGTCACCGACGCCGACGAAGTGATCGAACTGATCGGCGGAATCGGCGAACTGACGCCCCGGCGGCGCGGACCCGTCCACCCGAAGGACCTCCTGAACCCCGAAAGCGCACGCGTCCTCGAAGCGATCCCCGCCCGCGGCGCCGCCCGCCCAGCGGACCTCGCCACCGCGGCCGGCACGACCACCGACGAGACCCTCGCCAGACTGTACGAACTCCACGCCCTGGGATTCGTCGAACGCACGGGAGAGAGCTGGACCCTCGCCGCCCGCACGCATCGCGAGTCGCACACGCGGCGAGGCGGACCCCGATCCGGGGCATTCGGGTGA